The genomic region CAAGTCACAGAGAGAGTCCTAATCAATATAGGAGACAGATACAACCCACAGTCCTCCACGGCAGGGAGCAGTGGCAGAGCCCATAAAAGAAGGGAGCCCCCAAGCTACTCCAGCGTCTCGGAAGGGGAACTTTCCCAAACCGAAGAAGACGAACCAGATGACTCGGGCTCTTTCAACTTGGACTACTTGGAACCCCTAATTAAAGCCATGAGATCAGCCCTAGATCTCGATGCTACCGAAGACACTCCCAGACACGACAGAATGTTCAAATCCATAGCCAAAAAAAGTGCTAAATTCCCCATCCACAGTGTCATCAAAGACACTATTCTGGAAGAGTGGAAAATGCCTGATAAAAAAATAGGCACCTCCAGAAGAATTAAGAAATTATACCCCTTTGAAGAAAATGACTTCAAATTCTGGCATACCGCCCCCAAAGTCGACGCGGCCATAACCAGAGTGGCAAGACGTACCACCCTACCAGTAGACGAAGGGGTATCACTCAAAGACGCCATGGAGAGGAGACAAGACATGACTCTCAAAAAGTCATACCTAATCAACGGAACATCCAATCAAGCCTCAGTAGCCATCACCACATTGGCAAGAGCTAACCAAATTTGGATAGAAGACCTAGAACTATCCATAAAAAATGGCACTGACAGAAAAAAACTGATACAAATGGTTCAAGACATCAAAACCGTCAACGAATACACCACAGAGGCCTCCATGGACCTAGTAAAATTTTCCGCAAAAGCCATGGGGCTTAGCGTGGCAGCCCGCAGAGCCCTCTGGTTGCGACACTGGCATGCCGATCCCCAGAGCAAGCACAACCTCTGCTCTCTTCCCTTCGAAGGGTCTTTATTATTTGGGGAGAAACTGGATAACATTATTTCCAAGGCATCTGCAGGCAAATCTGCCTTCCTTCCGCAAGATAAAAGGGACAAGAAACCCTTTCGGAAACCCTTCCAGGACTCCAAACAATACAGACCAGGCAAACCCTCCTTCAGACAACCTTGGAGGGCCAGAGGCCAGGGCCAACCCTGGACTAGAAGGAAGGACTTCAAATCTGACAAAAAGCCAGTATGAAGGTGCGCGAGCCCCCCTGTCTTGCCTTGGAGGAAGACTAAATCTTTTCAAGACAGTGTGGGCTCACAACATATCGGATTCATGGGTACTGAAGATCCTCGACGAAGGGTACAAGCTAGACCTCCTCTCCTATCCAACAAGTACCTTTGTGTCCTCAGAAAAACCCAGATCCTCAGAAGCAGAAAAGAACTTAAAGAGCATCCTCTCAGACCTATTGCTCAGAGGAATAATCTCAGAAGTTCCCCAACAGGATTCTTTCAAAGGAATCTACTCTCACCTCTTCCTGAAAAGGAAAACGAACGGAACCTTCAGGGTTATCCTCAACCTCAGACACCTCAACAAGTTTCTCagaacaaaaaacttcaaaatggaGACTCTGAGGTCCATATGCCAACTTATCAACCACGGGGACTGGATGGCAAAGATAGACATCCAGGACGCATATCTCCACATCCCAATATGGGAAACTCACAAAAAATTCCTGAGGTTCACGATATTGGGCAAACACTTCCAATACCAAGCCCTCCCGTTCGGTCTTGCATCCGCCCCAAGGGTCTTTACGAAGATACTAGCACCCATGATAGCCTTTCTGAGACTCAAAGGCATCCAAATCTTCTCTTACCTCGACGATATGCTCATAAAGGCACCATCACACAACATGCTTATACTACATCTAGAGATTGTCTTAAATACCCTGAGACAATGGGGATGGATCATCAACTTGGAGAAATCCAATCTCCTTCCAACTCAAGAAATTCTATTCCTAGGAGTCCTAATCAACTCCAGAAAACTCCAAGTAAGACTCCCAGAAGACAGAGTCTCGGACATAATCCACCAAGTGAGACAACTATCTCTCCATCCCATCACAACGGCGAGGATATGTCAACAAGTCTTGGGGAAACttacatctaccatagactcaataAAATGGGCCAGATTCCATACGAGGCCTCTCCAagaggacttcctaaaaaaatggGACAGGAACCACGAGAGGGACTCGCAACTGATCCACTTAGACCCCAACACAATCTCTCAAATGTCCTGGTGGCTCAAAAGAGAAAACCTGGAAACTCCGGTATCCTTAGCCCCCCAGAAATGGGAAACAGTCACGACGGACGCAAGCCACATGGGCTGGGGAGCCCATTACAAACTAATCCAGATCCAAGGAAAATGGACCCATTCAGAGAGCAAGAAATCCTCCAACTGGAGAGAACTGAAGGCGGTCTCGTTAGCCATCTACCGCCTCCAAAAACACCTAAAGGACAAGTCCATCCTAATCAGATCAGACAACTTAACCGCAGTAAGTTATATCAACAACCAGGGGGGTACCAGGTCCAGACAGTTGTCCTCCTTGACCACAGCTATTTTCGAATGGGCACAAAAGAACGTGATAACCATCAAAGCTTCCTACATCCCGGGCCCTTCGAACTCCCTAGCGGATCATCTCAGCAGGAAGTTCCCAGCTATAGGAGAATGGGAACTGAACCAGGATGTATACCACACGATCTGCAAGAAATGGGGCAACACATCCATCGACCTAATGGCAACTTTCAAGAACAAAAAGAACAAAGTGTTCTGCTCATGGCAGAGGGACCCCAGGACAACATACTGGGATGCGTTCTCCTTCCTATGGAACTTCCCCCTAGCATACATTTTCCCTCCAATATCCATGATAGCGAGAACTATCAAGAAAATACAAGAGGACAAAGCACATGTGATCCTCATCACACCCTGGTGGCCAAGGAGACCCTGGTTCCCTCTGCTCTTCCATCTATCCCTACAGAAGCCATTCCGTCTTCCCGTCACTCCAGACCTACTCCATCAGGGACCAATACTACATCCAGATCCAGGGAACTGGGCCCTAACTGCCTGGAACCTGAAAGGATAAAACTGAAGGGACTGGGGCTCTCCGACGAGGCCATCAAGACCCTCACAGCATCCAGGAAAATTTCAACATCCTCCAAATACTACAAAATTTGGGAAAAATTCTCCAGCTGGGGACTGGGGAAATACGGAGAGGCCTTCTCCATTTCTGAAATCTCCATCATAGAGTTCTTACAGTCTGGGGTAGAGGCCAGCCTCAGCACCTCTACCCTAAAAGGGCAGATCTCTGCCATTTCTGCTTACACAGACAACCAATGGGCCTCCCGTCCACTCATCAAACAATTCTTCAAGGCTCTCTCCAGACTTCGCCCTCAAAACAGGGACTCGGTTCCCCCATGGGACCTATCTCTAGTCCTAGACGCTCTGACCAGAGCTCCCTTTGAACCCTTAGAGGACGTTCCCCTAGAAATCCTCTCATTGAAAACCACATTCCTGCTGGCCATCTCCTCAGCCAGAAGAGTGGGCGAACTCCACTCTCTTTCCGCCAGGGAGAGCAAGATAACCTTCCTCCATGACAAAGTCATCCTGAAAACCAGGGACAACTTCATCCCCAAGGTAGTCTCAAAATTTCACATGTCCCAGGACATAATACTACCAACCTTCTTCGACAATCCCCAAAACGAAGAAGAAAACAGACTTCACCACCTAGACGTCACCAGATGCCTGAAAATCTATCTCCAGAGAGTCGCAGACTTCAGAAAGTCAGACAACCTCCTCTTAATTCATGAGGGTTCTAAGAAAGGCCTTGCAGCCTCCAAAAAAACCATCTCTACATGGATTAGAGACTGCATACAATCAGCTTACTCCTCTCAGACAGTACCTGGGCCTACTTCTCTAAGAGCACACTCTACCAGAGGAATCGCGGCTTCCTGGGCCTTCCATGCCCAAGTATCGGCGGATACCATATGCAGAGCAGCTACCTGGAAGAACCTCCACACCTTCTCCAAACACTACTGCTTTGACATTTTCTCCAACGATATAGCTGAATTTGGGCGCAGTGTCCTTTCAGCGGCTACAATAAAAGCTCATAACTAATCCCTCCCTAATGTGTTGCTTTTGTACATCCCttactgcccactgccatgtgtaaggacaggaaagcagaaaatctatacatacttaccgtgattttcttttcctggactgtaacatggcagtgggcaggggttCCCTCCCTAAAATGGGGGTATTATCTCCAGCCATTGAGATGGGCGCGGGTGGGACCCGGAAGGGCTTTTATTCTATTTCCTGTGCCTTCCTACGTCAGGGGGATTTAACCCttactgcccactgccatgttacagtccaggaaaagaaaatcacggtaagtatgtataGATTTTCTGCTATCCAGCGCGTGTtctccagggttgccaggttttcatttcaaaaccagccaaagactatcaaaaaactagccaaaaactagccaaaagccattttaaaagtagcccaaaagtagcccaattcTTAAACttacaaatcttaaaaaaataaagtaaaacaataagggtatcaaataaattacattcctctaattttccaataatttttttcattaaagaacatCCTGCAGCTGTtggttcaactacaactcccagcatccccggCTGCGTGCATGTGTATTGGAAGTTGCAGTTGGGTGCTGGAGGTTGGGCATTGCTGCTGGAGTCAGACATGATCAGTAAGAAAACTGGGATATACACTGACATATATAAGAGACATACGCAGAAAAGGGAGGCAGCAGCATGTACTCACCCTGTACcaggaacccctcagtgacttctaatatccttatcatttacagtagggggtacattatcccttataatacatgagtgatactcagagttccctgtataactcagcctgcagccttgtgcctttatatggtcacagaacaacccctcagtgactcctaatatccttatcatttacagtagggggtacattatcccttataatacatgagtgatactcagagttccctgtataactcagcctgcagccttgtgcctttatatggtcacagaacaacccctcagtgattctaatatccttatcatttacagtagggggtacattatcccttataatacatgagtgatactcagagttccctgtataactcagcctgcagccttgtgcctttatatggtcacagaacaacccctcagtgactcctaatatccttatcatttacagtagggggtacattatcccttataatacatgagtgatactcagagttccctgtataactcagcctgcagccttgtgcctttatatggtcatagaacaacccctcagtgacttctaatatccttatcatttacagtagggggtacattatcccttataatacatgagtgatactcagagttccctgtataactcagcctgcagccttgtgcctttatatggtcacacccctcagtgacttctaatatccttatcatttacagtagggggtacattatcccttataatacatgagtgatactcagagttccctgtataactcagcctgcagccttgtgcctttatatggtcacacccctcagtgacttctaatatcccacCTCAGTCTTTGTACTTTTCATTCTTCTCCCTCTGACTTCTGCCTTATTTAATACAAAAGTTCACTGGTTATTTTCCATGGGGTGCCCATTTTAACTTCCTGCCCATAAAGTTTTACATAATACTGCGAACCAATATCCTTTCAATCATATAATTTTAATCAATCATGTTTAAGCATGCATTTCTAACCTTTGAAAAAGCCATGCTTTTTTTAGGCAAAGCTCATATTGGCCTGCATTTGGACTTGCAAGTTAATTAATTTGCTTATGCTCCTATTTAATTTAAGGTATGCTTATCTTAGTACTTCCCATTTATTAATTATtggctgcaataaaaaaatataacaaagtggcttttttaaaaattggaaatgcCAGCTAAAACTTGATTTGTTAAAATTACCTGGAAATTGAGCAATGAGTAAAATATAGTATAAAACAAGGCTGACGTCAGAGGGAGAAGATAGAAAAGTACAGTGACTGAGGGGGGAGGTTAGAGCACCAAAGTAAAATATGTGCTTTGCAGAGGAGCACTAAATAACAAGTACAGAGAGGGGGGAGGAAGGCTTGAGGAAGGAGATATGAAAACAGTACAAAAGACAAGGAAGATGAACAAAAAACTAAAGTCGGAAGGAGATGGAAAAATACAATGACTGAGGGGGAGCACGGATCACAGAAGTAAAATACGTACTTTGCACAGCCAAGATCGCAACTTGATTTGTGGCCAGGACTTTGCCATTGGTCTTTCTCTTTTCTCACACTCTCTTTCTTCATTggtctctccatctctctcttttcccACACTCTTTTTCTATtggtctctctctcttttttcccaCACTCTTTCTCtattggtctctctctctctcttttcccacACTCTCTTTTTCTATTGACCTCTTTTCCCACACTCTTTCTCtattggtctctctctctctcttggtcTATCTCTCTCTTTTCCTACACTCTCTTTCTCTATTggtctctctcactctctctctctcttttcctaCACTCTCTTTCTCTATTggtctctctcactctctctctctcttttcccacACTCTCTTTCTCTATTGGTCTCTCTCTTTTCCCACACTCTTTTTCTATTGGTCTCTCTTTTTTCCCACACTCTTTCTCtattggtctctctctctctcttttcccacACTCTCTTTTTCTATTGACCTCTTTTCCCACACTCTTTCTCtattggtctctctctctctcttggtcTATCTCTCTCTTTTCCTACACTCTCTTTCTCTATTggtctctctcactctctctctctcttttcctaCACTCTCTTTCTCTATTggtctctctcactctctctctctcttttcccacACTCTCTTTCTCTATTGGTCTCTCTCTTTTCCCACACTCTCTTTCTCtattggtctctctctctcttttcccacACTCTCTTTCTCTATTGGTTTCTCTATTTTCCCACACTCTCTTTCTTTATTGGTTTCTCTCTTTTCCCACACTCTCTTTCTCTATTGGTTTCTCTCTTTTCCCACACTCTCTTTCTCTATTGATCTCTCTTTTCCCACACTCTCTTTCTCTATTGGTCTCTTTTCCCACACTCTCTTTCTCTAGTGGTCTCTTTTCCCACACTCTTTCTCTATtggtctctctctcttttttcccaCACTCTTTCTCTATTGGCTTCTCTCATTTTTCCCACACTCTCTTTCTCTGTTGGTCTCTCTATCTCTTTTCCCACACTTTCTCTGTTGGTCTCTCTATCTCTTTTCCCACACTCTCTCtgttggtctctctctctcttttcccacactctctttctctgttggtctctctctctcttttcccacactctctttctctgttggtctctctctctcttttcccacactctctttctctgttggtctctctctctctcttttcccacactctctttctctgttggtctctctctctcttttcccacactctctttctctgttggtctctctctctcttttcccacactctctttctctgttggtctctctctctcttttcccacactctctttctctgttggtctctctctctcttttcccacactctctttctctgttggtctctctctctcttttcccacactctctttctctgttggtctctctctctcttttcccacACTCTCTTTCTCTGTTGGTCTCTCTCTTTTCCCACACTCTCTTTCTCTATTGGTCTCTCACTTTCTCTATTGGTCTCTCTCTTTTCCCACACTCTTTCTCTAAtggtctctctctcttttcccacATTCTCTTTCTCtattggtctctctctctctctcttttttttcccacacTTTTTCTCTATTGGTATCTGTCAGTGGCCAGCATCACTCACTCACCATTACAGTCTGTCTCTGTACTGTCTGTGTCTCCGTTGGtgagggcttgataaagggcccagtggaggcccgaaacgttgccgctttgtttgtgagctgaataaatactgatcacttaatcaattgcaacagttgtgccgcaggtctcttgctttGTGATATACAATTTTGGGCTTTGGGCAGTATTGGGCCTGATACCtgaaggcacctgacaccaatccGGTGATACAGACCTGGAATAGCACTCCAATTTTGGGATCTGTTGGTGAGGTCTGTCTCATTCTCTATTCACTGGTGTGTCTCTCAAATTGTCTTTATTtgcaaaagcaaatacaattttatcaTTACCAAAACACACAGGGAATTATAATGGGCTTTATTAGGACTGAATGGTGTTGGGGTTAAGTCCTGAGATGGTGTTTGGGGGTAAACAGTAGCAGTCCATAGGATATAGATAAGATTCTGCTGTATTGCAAACAGTAGAGGATATCTGCCCGGCCCGGAAGGTGCTGCTTGATGTGTTCAGGTGGACCTAAAGAAATGTGCTTAAAGGATTCCAGATGGAATATTTCTGTTCGGATCTCATTTGGGTTGATCTGAGTAGGTGACAGGCCCTACATTTCCCTGTTAAGGAGGATTGGGATGATGAAGCCAAATGCTCATGGAAGCAACAAATAGATCTATAAACTGAGAGAAGTCAAAGAACAATTACATTTATGTTTCTGTTATCAATTTAGCCTTATTTTAGCCAATTTAGCAGGCTTATTCCAAGTCCCCATgctctcatttaaaggagaattaaaccctaaaaatgaatgtggctaaaaatgccatattttacatactgaatgtactgtaccagcctaaagtttcagcttgtcaatagcagcaatgatccaggacttcaaacttgtcacagggggtcaccatcttggaaagtgtctgtgacactcacatgctcagtgagctctgagcagctgttgggaagctgagcttaggggtcgtcactaattatccagcagaaaatgaggttggtctgtaatataagctgatgctacagggctgattaaattcggatgctaattgcactggtttctgtgctgccatgtagtaattatctgtattaattactaatcagctttatattgtgacatgttctattctatgtgtactgtgtattgtgagtgggtccctaagctcagtaagtgacagcagcacagagcaggtgcagtgaatcagcagaaaagaagatggggagctactggggcatctatggagacacagatctttactgctaaagggctgtggttgccttgggctggtacagaagctcaaaacataatgtacaacatttctacctaattctttagttaaactttagttctcctttattggTAGAGTCCACTTGTTCTTTAAGAAGACAGTAACTGTGAAAACTCGTTACACTGCTATTCTATTTCCTGCCTTAATTGACGCTTGTGTTCTGTTTACAAACAGCCGCAGAACGACTACATCGAATTACATCGCAAGCGCTATGGCTATCGCCTGGATTATCATGAAAAGAAGCGCAAGAAGGAGAGCCGTGAGGCTCATGAACGCTCACAGAAGGCCAAGAAGCTCATCGGTCTCAAAGCCAAACTGTACCACAAGCAGCGCCATGCGGAGAAAATACAGATGAAAAAAACGTGAGTGTTTGAAGTTTCACATGATCTTTTGGTTTTTGTATTCGTGTTTTGCTGTGTTGCTCCCTGCCCTGTGTTTATgaattaatatatatgtgtgggggacctaactgtatatttcACCGTGTGATGTTGGCTATTAATTGCTGTATCAGAGGCAGGAAGCAGCAAAAGAAAAACAGTGAATATCAGAAGCAGCTCTATACCCCCTTGTATAACATAAGGCCAttgaataggcttgtgctgaacatactatttgcctagtgttttaattgcaaaaaagcTATGATTATGGTtattgcaccgaatccaggattcggttcgggattcagcctttttaagcaggattcggactaaaccttctgcctggccgaaccaaatcctaatttgcacatgtaaattaggggcagggagggataTCACGTgactttggtcacaaaacaagaaagtaaaaaatggtttccccttccaacccctaatttgcatatgtaaattaggattcggttcggtattcggccaaatctttcgcaaaggattcgggggttcggccgaatccaaaaaagtggattcggtgcatccctaaaaaaaaaaatgaacagctGGTACACCCAAAAACTGCAAAGTGGAGACAAGCCCATGTGTTTACTGTGTCAAAAGGAACAGAACGTTTTGGGGAAGGGCCCCTGCTTCATATGAATTAGAAATATGTTCCTTGAGGAAGGGgccctttatttttgtttgttgtttttggcatactaaagggattctgtcatgggaaaaatgttgttttttcaaaatgcaccagttaatagtgctgctccagcacacttctgcactgaaatctgtttttcaaaagagcaaactgattttttttttttatatatttcattttgaaatgtgacatggggctagacatattgtcagtttcccagctgcttccagttatgtgacttgcgctctgataaactccagtcactctactgctgtactgcaagttggagtgatatcaccccctcccttctctccccagcagcccatcagcagaacaatgggaaggtaaccttgGTAcatatataagaacagcacttaatagtaaaaacccatgttccactgcgaccccattcagttacattgagtaggagaaacaatagcctgccacaaagcagttccatagtgcagcactggctctttctgaaagcacatgaccaggcaaaatgaactgagatgcacctacacaccaatattacaactaaaagaaaatatacttgttggattaggaattacattttatatggcagagtgaattatttgcattgtaaacagtgcaatttagaaataaaaactacaccataaatatcatgacagaatccactGGGGCATGTGAAAACCAGAAGTTTTTTCATAACTATCCCTAAATAAGTTCTTTATGTGAAGATTATTCTTCAGTAGTAGAAATTGTCCGGTTTTGTCttaattatcattatcattattattattatttttcttcagtCTAAAGATGCATGAAAAGCGAAACACCAAGCAGAAAAATGATGAAAAGACGCCAGAAGGAGCTGTACCGGCATATCTGCTGGACAGAGAGGGTCAGACTCGAGCCAAAGTTCTGTCTAATATGATAAAGcaaaagaggaaagaaaaagcTGTAAGTAATGTGATATGATAAACATCTGACTTGTGACTGGCCGAGGCAACTGAGCTGCTTCAAGTTATAGCATTGTAATTGGTTGTTCCTCTTTCACTCTAGGGTAAATGGGAAGTACCATTGCCTAAAGTACGTGCTCAAGGAGAGACAGAAGTGCTGAAAGTTATCCGCactggaaaaagaaagaaaaaggcctGGAAAAGAATGGTCACCAAAGTGTGCTTTGTTGGTGATGGCTTCACCCGAAAGCCTCCCAAGTATGAAAGATTCATTAGACCTATGGTGAGTTATTTATACTTTTCTTAATGAAATAGTGCCTCTCATTTGACTTCAAAAATACAGGTTTCTTGTGCTACTAGTTTAAGTGGTGATAGACAAGGGTCACATTATTCAAGGCCACACACCCCCACACCATTGTCAAGCATACAAATCACACTGTGCATAAGCTATTTAACACCACCATGTGACACATTAATTTGCATAATTAGTTGAGTCCAATTAACCCTTCTCAGTCCCAAGACCAATTTCAATTGAAAGCAAAACTTGGTCTTGGGACTGAGAAGGGTTAAAGTCAGtaactaactcagcgttagagagctgaaaagcaggaagtagtgttctgactgacatgttatacatcaaatcactccagcctttatacattacatttttggctaactaactatattaaaaaagaatttattctgcacagcctgtctatttacccagattttatttttacactgaactgttcctttaataactgtCCTATATTTGctttgcatgtatgtatatacatctGTACCTTCCATTTTAGACACTGTATTCAGTTGTCTTTCAGTAAAATATGCACACAAATGATTCTGTTGCTCTAACACACGTCTTTCCAACAGGGCTTACGTTTTAAGAAAGCACATGTGACACATCCGGAACTTAAAGCCACATTCTGCCTTCCTATTCTTGGTGTAAAGAAGAACCCCTCCTCTCCACTCTATACAACATTAGGTGTCATTACTAAAGGGACAGTTATAGAGGTGAACGTAAGCGAGCTTGGTCTTGTCACACAAGGAGGCAAAGTTGTTTGGGGTAAGTAATCTTCTCTACTATGAGCAGATCATTTGTATTGTTGCAAATATAcgtattatatagtaaataaagaacccccttttgtaaaattataggatattataagttaccaaggagttccatgaccatataaaagtacgaggccaaaagtcatgtgacataaatgacatcactaagctccgatggccaccgatgacatcactaagcgccatttataaagatataatttacagcatattcgtggcttttgtgtattatattgctaTACAGATTTGTGATGGGCCCCCGGCATTCCATCAGATGGTGACAATCAACGACCGCCTTTGTCTGTAGGGAGCAGTGCCTGGCACATCTGCACTATTCCACTGATTACTCTCTACTATTTATGGCTAAACCTTGTGCTCATCATTAGATACCATTCATTTGATTGTAATTTgtttggccttaaaggagaactaaagcctaactaaagaagtaggtagaaatg from Xenopus laevis strain J_2021 chromosome 1S, Xenopus_laevis_v10.1, whole genome shotgun sequence harbors:
- the nsa2.S gene encoding ribosome biogenesis protein NSA2 homolog; its protein translation is MPQNDYIELHRKRYGYRLDYHEKKRKKESREAHERSQKAKKLIGLKAKLYHKQRHAEKIQMKKTLKMHEKRNTKQKNDEKTPEGAVPAYLLDREGQTRAKVLSNMIKQKRKEKAGKWEVPLPKVRAQGETEVLKVIRTGKRKKKAWKRMVTKVCFVGDGFTRKPPKYERFIRPMGLRFKKAHVTHPELKATFCLPILGVKKNPSSPLYTTLGVITKGTVIEVNVSELGLVTQGGKVVWGKYAQVTNNPENDGCINAVLLV